From the genome of Glycine max cultivar Williams 82 chromosome 2, Glycine_max_v4.0, whole genome shotgun sequence, one region includes:
- the LOC100788061 gene encoding uncharacterized protein isoform X1, with protein sequence MEPWLPQDDFLLKNAIEGGASLESLAKGAVRFSRRFSVTELRDRWQALLYDPDVSAAALAAMAHLEAAKYGGAAGTSEGGGGGKKRKSESIRKHYFAMQRRLRGCRHSDAKNATEGCEGNGRGLEVRVNSKGECGNGGLRINAPDDAVLRDDAKNDLECLLNSANEDGLVFMDVDRKEVTAVDKDKPSYDNFDLILSSSPCDVQGDSDGREPLGGGCADQHCVSESGNDAGSSGAVQSPLPERGEGYMICVLNTEDTDIPSNDPTDIPILFPELMPLKSQPVIQELGCLESSINNKRRNESDGSLKIEAVLSQSFAALQTVWQGLMPNVNSSHRPLVLGLKSENPGRNSTSAVSRQNNNVNANINPSHGRLVRATVMPASDGHLKQEETNAPASAHSKAEEHTALSKSEVKSLSLDQEGCDIKDDDDEDNDNELPNFADVEEMILEMDLSPADQDTNASREVLQFQHEQSKRTIMRLEQGAQSSMGRAISSQGAFAVVYGRILKTYITKSKVILGRETHDVHVDIDLGREGQEATRISRRQAVIKLEADGSFIIINLGKRSIFLNGKEIATGQARGLSAGSLIEILGISLIFETNNGCVRKFLENENEKR encoded by the exons GGCGGAGCGTCGCTGGAATCGCTGGCGAAAGGAGCGGTTCGGTTCTCGCGGCGGTTTTCCGTTACCGAATTGCGGGATCGGTGGCAGGCGCTGCTGTACGACCCGGACGTTTCCGCCGCGGCTCTAGCCGCGATGGCGCATTTGGAGGCCGCGAAGTACGGCGGAGCCGCGGGGACCAGCGAAGGTGGCGGAGGTGGGAAGAAGAGGAAATCTGAAAGTATCCGGAAGCATTACTTTGCAATGCAAAGAAGACTTCGCGGGTGCCGGCATTCCGATGCAAAGAACGCGACTGAGGGGTGTGAAG GTAACGGTCGTGGGTTGGAAGTGAGAGTGAATTCGAAAGGTGAGTGTGGCAATGGTGGGTTGAGAATAAATGCTCCTGATGATGCTGTGTTGAGAGATGATGCTAAGAACGATTTGGAATGTCTCTTGAACTCGGCAAATGAGGATGGGCTTGTCTTTATGGATGTAGATAGGAAGGAGGTGACGGCTGTGGATAAGGATAAGCCTAGTTAtgataattttgatttgattctgTCGAGTTCCCCTTGTGATGTTCAGGGTGATAGTGATGGCCGTGAGCCATTAGGTGGCGGTTGTGCTGATCAACATTGTGTTTCTGAGTCTGGAAACGATGCTGGATCCTCTGGTGCTGTGCAAAGTCCTCTCCCTGAACGCGGTGAGGGTTATATGATCTGTGTTCTTAACACTGAGGACACTGACATCCCGAGCAATGACCCTACAGATATACCCATTTTATTTCCTGAGTTGATGCCTCTGAAATCCCAACCAGTTATTCAAGAGTTGGGTTGTTTGGAATCttccataaataataaaagaagaaatgagtcaGACGGAAGCCTGAAGATAGAAGCCGTTCTTTCTCAGTCTTTTGCAGCTTTGCAAACAGTTTGGCAGGGGTTGATGCCTAATGTGAATTCAAGTCACCGACCTCTTGTTCTTGGACTGAAAAGTGAAAATCCTGGAAGAAACTCTACATCTGCAGTTTCTAGACAGAATAACAATGTGAATGCCAACATCAACCCAAGTCATGGTAGATTAGTTCGTGCAACTGTGATGCCTGCCTCAGATGGACATCTGAAACAAGAG GAAACTAATGCTCCTGCTTCTGCACATTCAAAGGCTGAGGAACATACGGCTTTATCTAAATCAGAAGTAAAATCATTATCTCTCGATCAGGAAGGATGTGATATTAAAGACGACGACGATGAGGATAATGATAATGAACTTCCTAACTTTGCTGATGTTGAGGAAATG ATTCTTGAAATGGATTTATCTCCAGCAGATCAAGATACAAATGCAAGTAGAGAAG TCTTGCAATTTCAACACGAACAAAGTAAGAGGACTATAATGAGATTGGAGCAAGGTGCTCAGTCCTCAATGGGAAGAGCCATTTCATCTCAGGGTGCATTTGCTGTAGTGTATGGGCGCATCCTGAAGACATACATTACTAAAAGCAAG GTTATACTTGGCAGAGAAACACATGATGTACATGTTGACATTGACTTGGGGAGAGAAGGGCAAGAGGCTACCAGAATATCTAGAAGACAG GCTGTAATAAAGTTGGAAGCAGATGGTTCTttcattattataaatcttGGCAAGAGATCTATCTTCTTGAATGGCAAAGAAATTGCCACAGGACAAGCGCGGGGTCTTAGTGCTGGTAGTTTGATCGAG ATTTTAGGCATTTCACTCATCTTTGAGACCAATAATGGTTGCGTGAGGAAGTTTTTagaaaatgagaatgagaagagatga
- the LOC100788061 gene encoding uncharacterized protein isoform X2, which produces MEPWLPQDDFLLKNAIEGGASLESLAKGAVRFSRRFSVTELRDRWQALLYDPDVSAAALAAMAHLEAAKYGGAAGTSEGGGGGKKRKSESIRKHYFAMQRRLRGCRHSDAKNATEGCEGNGRGLEVRVNSKGECGNGGLRINAPDDAVLRDDAKNDLECLLNSANEDGLVFMDVDRKEVTAVDKDKPSYDNFDLILSSSPCDVQGDSDGREPLGGGCADQHCVSESGNDAGSSGAVQSPLPERGEGYMICVLNTEDTDIPSNDPTDIPILFPELMPLKSQPVIQELGCLESSINNKRRNESDGSLKIEAVLSQSFAALQTVWQGLMPNVNSSHRPLVLGLKSENPGRNSTSAVSRQNNNVNANINPSHGRLVRATVMPASDGHLKQEAEEHTALSKSEVKSLSLDQEGCDIKDDDDEDNDNELPNFADVEEMILEMDLSPADQDTNASREVLQFQHEQSKRTIMRLEQGAQSSMGRAISSQGAFAVVYGRILKTYITKSKVILGRETHDVHVDIDLGREGQEATRISRRQAVIKLEADGSFIIINLGKRSIFLNGKEIATGQARGLSAGSLIEILGISLIFETNNGCVRKFLENENEKR; this is translated from the exons GGCGGAGCGTCGCTGGAATCGCTGGCGAAAGGAGCGGTTCGGTTCTCGCGGCGGTTTTCCGTTACCGAATTGCGGGATCGGTGGCAGGCGCTGCTGTACGACCCGGACGTTTCCGCCGCGGCTCTAGCCGCGATGGCGCATTTGGAGGCCGCGAAGTACGGCGGAGCCGCGGGGACCAGCGAAGGTGGCGGAGGTGGGAAGAAGAGGAAATCTGAAAGTATCCGGAAGCATTACTTTGCAATGCAAAGAAGACTTCGCGGGTGCCGGCATTCCGATGCAAAGAACGCGACTGAGGGGTGTGAAG GTAACGGTCGTGGGTTGGAAGTGAGAGTGAATTCGAAAGGTGAGTGTGGCAATGGTGGGTTGAGAATAAATGCTCCTGATGATGCTGTGTTGAGAGATGATGCTAAGAACGATTTGGAATGTCTCTTGAACTCGGCAAATGAGGATGGGCTTGTCTTTATGGATGTAGATAGGAAGGAGGTGACGGCTGTGGATAAGGATAAGCCTAGTTAtgataattttgatttgattctgTCGAGTTCCCCTTGTGATGTTCAGGGTGATAGTGATGGCCGTGAGCCATTAGGTGGCGGTTGTGCTGATCAACATTGTGTTTCTGAGTCTGGAAACGATGCTGGATCCTCTGGTGCTGTGCAAAGTCCTCTCCCTGAACGCGGTGAGGGTTATATGATCTGTGTTCTTAACACTGAGGACACTGACATCCCGAGCAATGACCCTACAGATATACCCATTTTATTTCCTGAGTTGATGCCTCTGAAATCCCAACCAGTTATTCAAGAGTTGGGTTGTTTGGAATCttccataaataataaaagaagaaatgagtcaGACGGAAGCCTGAAGATAGAAGCCGTTCTTTCTCAGTCTTTTGCAGCTTTGCAAACAGTTTGGCAGGGGTTGATGCCTAATGTGAATTCAAGTCACCGACCTCTTGTTCTTGGACTGAAAAGTGAAAATCCTGGAAGAAACTCTACATCTGCAGTTTCTAGACAGAATAACAATGTGAATGCCAACATCAACCCAAGTCATGGTAGATTAGTTCGTGCAACTGTGATGCCTGCCTCAGATGGACATCTGAAACAAGAG GCTGAGGAACATACGGCTTTATCTAAATCAGAAGTAAAATCATTATCTCTCGATCAGGAAGGATGTGATATTAAAGACGACGACGATGAGGATAATGATAATGAACTTCCTAACTTTGCTGATGTTGAGGAAATG ATTCTTGAAATGGATTTATCTCCAGCAGATCAAGATACAAATGCAAGTAGAGAAG TCTTGCAATTTCAACACGAACAAAGTAAGAGGACTATAATGAGATTGGAGCAAGGTGCTCAGTCCTCAATGGGAAGAGCCATTTCATCTCAGGGTGCATTTGCTGTAGTGTATGGGCGCATCCTGAAGACATACATTACTAAAAGCAAG GTTATACTTGGCAGAGAAACACATGATGTACATGTTGACATTGACTTGGGGAGAGAAGGGCAAGAGGCTACCAGAATATCTAGAAGACAG GCTGTAATAAAGTTGGAAGCAGATGGTTCTttcattattataaatcttGGCAAGAGATCTATCTTCTTGAATGGCAAAGAAATTGCCACAGGACAAGCGCGGGGTCTTAGTGCTGGTAGTTTGATCGAG ATTTTAGGCATTTCACTCATCTTTGAGACCAATAATGGTTGCGTGAGGAAGTTTTTagaaaatgagaatgagaagagatga
- the LOC100787530 gene encoding LRR receptor-like serine/threonine-protein kinase GSO2 has product MCSLRLHLFLLVAASTSSLFESATTHWSDKQALKDLKNNLDPSSITPGSCLYSWDFSLDPCDNLFSDNFTCGFRCDAVVSGATRVTELALDPAGYTGPLVINHHNNLPFLQSLDLSNNYFSGPIPDSLSNLTRLTRLGLSKNSFSGPIPSSLGSLINLQELYLDNNNLNGTLPVSFDGLTNLKRLELQSNSLNGVLPDLTSLKNLYFLDLSFNSLTGGFPSNLPDSLVQISIRNNSLNGAFESDALKSFSYLQVLDLSSNRLNGSLPLSLFELPSLQQLTLSFNGFSGIKPPSFAFDGGVAVPSELIAVDLSNNELGGFLPMFFSLMPKLSSLSLENNKFVGMIPTQYALKTVFPEPGVEPFERLLLGGNYLFGGIPSALMALEPGSANVRLVDNCFYRCPLSFFFCQGGEQKSYEECKRFSHFIP; this is encoded by the coding sequence ATGTGTTCTCTTCGTCTTCACCTATTCCTTTTAGTGGCAGCTTCAACAAGCTCATTATTCGAATCCGCAACAACACACTGGAGCGACAAGCAGGCTCTGAAAGACCTAAAGAACAACCTCGACCCTTCCTCCATAACTCCAGGCTCGTGCCTTTATTCATGGGACTTCTCCCTCGACCCCTGCGACAACCTCTTCAGCGACAACTTCACCTGCGGCTTCAGGTGCGACGCCGTCGTTTCGGGAGCCACCCGCGTCACCGAACTCGCCCTCGACCCAGCTGGTTACACGGGCCCACTCGTCATAAACCACCACAACAACCTCCCATTCCTCCAAAGCCTCGACCTTTCCAACAACTACTTCTCAGGCCCAATCCCCGACTCACTATCCAACTTAACTCGCTTAACTCGACTCGGTCTGTCCAAAAACTCCTTCTCAGGCCCAATCCCTTCTTCCCTCGGTTCCCTTATAAACCTTCAAGAGCTCTACCTCGACAACAACAACCTTAACGGAACTCTCCCCGTTAGTTTCGACGGCCTCACAAATCTCAAACGCCTCGAACTCCAGTCCAACTCCCTAAACGGTGTCCTTCCCGATCTAACCTCTCTGAAAAATCTTTACTTTTTGGACCTCAGTTTTAATTCCCTCACCGGAGGTTTTCCCTCGAACTTGCCAGATTCGTTGGTGCAGATTTCCATCCGCAACAACAGCTTAAACGGTGCGTTTGAATCTGATGCCTTGAAAAGCTTCTCCTACTTGCAAGTCTTGGATTTGAGCTCGAACAGGCTCAATGGCTCCCTGCCGTTGAGCTTGTTCGAGCTCCCGTCCTTGCAACAACTGACTCTATCATTCAACGGGTTTTCCGGGATCAAACCGCCATCGTTTGCTTTTGACGGTGGCGTCGCCGTCCCAAGCGAGCTGATAGCAGTTGATCTGAGTAACAACGAGCTAGGGGGGTTTCTGCCGATGTTTTTCTCGTTAATGCCGAAGCTTTCGTCTTTGTCGTTGGAGAATAACAAGTTTGTCGGAATGATACCGACCCAGTATGCGTTGAAGACGGTTTTTCCCGAACCGGGGGTGGAACCGTTCGAGAGGCTTTTGTTGGGGGGGAACTACTTGTTCGGAGGGATTCCAAGTGCGCTAATGGCGCTTGAACCGGGTTCTGCCAACGTCAGGCTTGTGGATAATTGCTTCTATAGGTGTCCTCTTAGTTTCTTCTTTTGTCAGGGTGGGGAACAGAAGTCTTACGAAGAGTGTAAGAGGTTCAGCCACTTCATCCCTTAG